Proteins co-encoded in one Methanobacterium veterum genomic window:
- a CDS encoding iron ABC transporter substrate-binding protein: MDKKIIVAVVAVIAVIAVVAGYMNYANAIPGTGNTTITDMLGRTVHVPGEINMVLSTSPTTTTTVYMLAPDKLGGWNFNLTDSAKKYIPSKYQNLPTIGGWFGQNTGNYETFISMNPDVVLEGYNIQGDPNSTITERQKNMGSIPVVGVQDTTNVTQYAPSIKFLGQLLGEEEQADKLISFYNNMTQTVNSTVSTIPQDQKVRVYYAEGTAGLQTDPSGSMHGHLIDLCGGINVATVPANLKSGGMTQVSMEQVLNWNPDVIITENSQFYNSVYSNSSWQEVPAVKNHRVYLAPNAPFSWFDHPPAVNTIIGIPWTAKVIYPDKFQNLNMTKLTKEFYSDFYHVNLTDSDVKNILNNQTI, from the coding sequence ATGGATAAAAAGATTATAGTGGCTGTAGTGGCCGTTATTGCAGTTATAGCAGTGGTAGCAGGGTACATGAATTATGCAAATGCAATTCCTGGCACAGGAAATACCACTATCACAGATATGCTGGGAAGAACCGTCCATGTACCTGGTGAAATCAATATGGTTTTATCTACATCCCCAACAACAACCACAACAGTCTATATGCTGGCTCCAGATAAACTAGGAGGCTGGAACTTTAACCTCACAGACTCAGCAAAGAAATACATACCTTCAAAATACCAGAATCTACCTACAATAGGTGGCTGGTTCGGTCAAAATACAGGTAACTACGAAACATTCATATCAATGAACCCCGATGTTGTGCTTGAGGGCTATAATATTCAGGGAGATCCAAACTCCACTATAACTGAACGGCAGAAAAATATGGGCAGCATTCCTGTTGTAGGTGTGCAGGACACCACAAACGTAACACAGTATGCTCCTTCCATTAAGTTCCTAGGGCAGCTGCTTGGAGAAGAAGAACAGGCAGACAAACTTATATCATTCTACAACAACATGACACAAACCGTCAACAGCACAGTTTCAACCATACCTCAAGACCAGAAAGTCAGGGTTTACTACGCTGAAGGAACAGCAGGACTGCAGACAGACCCATCAGGCTCAATGCACGGCCATTTAATAGACCTTTGTGGAGGAATTAACGTTGCTACTGTCCCTGCAAACCTTAAAAGCGGAGGTATGACGCAGGTATCCATGGAACAGGTTTTAAACTGGAACCCAGATGTTATAATAACTGAAAACTCTCAGTTCTACAACAGCGTCTATTCCAATTCCTCATGGCAGGAAGTTCCAGCAGTAAAAAATCACAGGGTTTATCTGGCACCAAATGCGCCTTTCAGCTGGTTTGACCATCCTCCAGCAGTTAACACAATTATTGGGATACCATGGACTGCCAAAGTAATTTACCCCGACAAATTCCAGAACTTGAACATGACCAAACTCACTAAAGAATTTTACTCAGATTTCTACCACGTAAACCTGACAGACAGCGATGTGAAAAACATACTGAACAACCAGACAATTTAA
- a CDS encoding XdhC family protein, with product MNMNMYEIVEDYLKNGKIGAIATVISRNGSAPRDVGAKMFVGEDGKIYGTIGGGNLEHIVYKQAMSTLGTGKPEMIHIRMDSEEVASDGMICGGDVDVFLEPVHEKNLKLYSRLGELKRMGLNGVLVTQFNGEKYLKTAVEENAEISGDDISEEDKKAFLKHIHDTDLHFKEGTIIESLHIAPPLYVFGAGHVSQFISKVAKMVGFYVVIIDDREEFANEERFPDADEVLVESFYDVFNHLNFTGSEYVVIVTRGHQFDRDVLIESLKKDTKYVGMIGSRRKVKMVLEHMKEIGLDPEAVDNVYSPIGLSINAETPQEIAVSIVGELVKVRRS from the coding sequence ATGAATATGAACATGTACGAAATTGTAGAAGACTATCTAAAAAATGGCAAGATAGGAGCTATTGCAACTGTTATATCAAGAAATGGGTCTGCTCCACGAGATGTAGGTGCTAAAATGTTTGTCGGAGAAGACGGTAAAATTTATGGAACCATTGGCGGGGGTAATCTTGAACACATTGTGTATAAACAGGCCATGTCCACACTGGGAACAGGAAAACCTGAAATGATCCACATAAGGATGGACAGTGAAGAAGTGGCATCTGACGGCATGATCTGCGGTGGAGACGTAGATGTTTTTTTAGAACCAGTGCATGAAAAAAATCTTAAACTTTACAGCCGCCTTGGAGAGTTAAAAAGAATGGGGTTAAATGGAGTCCTTGTAACACAATTCAACGGAGAAAAATATCTTAAGACAGCTGTAGAAGAAAATGCAGAAATAAGTGGAGATGATATATCCGAAGAGGATAAAAAAGCCTTCTTAAAACATATCCATGACACAGATCTCCACTTCAAAGAGGGGACAATCATTGAATCACTCCATATTGCGCCGCCTCTTTATGTTTTTGGTGCAGGGCATGTTTCACAGTTCATCTCCAAAGTTGCCAAGATGGTAGGATTCTATGTTGTTATCATCGATGACCGCGAGGAATTTGCAAATGAAGAGAGGTTCCCTGATGCTGATGAAGTCCTTGTTGAGTCATTTTACGATGTTTTCAACCATTTAAACTTCACGGGAAGTGAATACGTGGTAATCGTTACAAGGGGACATCAATTCGACAGAGATGTGCTTATAGAATCCCTGAAAAAAGACACCAAATATGTGGGCATGATCGGGAGCAGAAGGAAAGTGAAAATGGTTCTCGAGCATATGAAAGAGATTGGACTTGACCCTGAAGCTGTTGATAATGTTTATTCCCCTATTGGACTTTCCATTAATGCAGAAACACCTCAAGAAATTGCAGTTAGTATTGTAGGCGAGCTCGTAAAGGTAAGAAGATCATGA
- a CDS encoding class I SAM-dependent methyltransferase: MIKIDPNNEKIVKYDWNELWNDALGKLPKKNSRSWDNVAPKFKKNKGKNDYSRRLLEKIKLEPEDTVLDIGCGSGNITIPLARKAKKVTCVDISKKMLHLLEKDAFENGLNNINPLNRRLEDVLLNKDIEPHDVVVASRSLNGVYNIKQILEEINEIAKKYVYITLWGANNVKFQNEISKIIGREFHQHPTYIYAYNMLYELGIYANIEILKYDNSSYYSSVDEAIETFRWKMVNLNQTEEDILREYLAEKMVKIHDSKFKFPHNKPDWALIWWKKE, from the coding sequence GTGATCAAAATAGACCCTAACAATGAAAAAATTGTAAAATATGACTGGAACGAATTGTGGAACGATGCCCTTGGAAAATTACCTAAAAAAAACTCCAGATCATGGGATAATGTAGCACCCAAATTTAAAAAAAATAAGGGAAAAAATGACTATTCCAGAAGGCTTTTGGAGAAAATAAAATTAGAACCTGAGGACACCGTACTGGATATAGGGTGCGGCAGCGGTAATATAACCATACCCCTTGCCAGGAAAGCAAAAAAGGTCACATGTGTGGACATTTCAAAAAAAATGCTCCATTTACTGGAAAAAGACGCTTTTGAAAATGGATTAAATAATATTAACCCTCTTAACAGGCGGCTGGAAGATGTGCTGTTAAACAAGGATATAGAGCCCCACGATGTGGTTGTAGCGTCGCGGTCTCTAAACGGAGTTTATAACATCAAACAGATACTTGAAGAAATCAATGAAATTGCTAAAAAATACGTTTATATCACATTATGGGGCGCTAATAATGTAAAATTTCAAAATGAAATATCAAAAATCATAGGAAGAGAATTTCACCAACATCCAACTTATATATATGCATATAACATGCTCTATGAGCTGGGAATTTATGCAAATATCGAAATTTTAAAGTACGACAACAGCAGTTATTATTCCAGCGTTGATGAAGCGATAGAAACCTTCAGGTGGAAAATGGTAAACCTGAACCAAACGGAGGAAGATATTTTAAGGGAATATCTGGCTGAAAAAATGGTTAAAATACATGATTCCAAGTTTAAATTCCCACATAATAAGCCTGATTGGGCATTAATCTGGTGGAAAAAGGAATAG
- a CDS encoding FecCD family ABC transporter permease, with protein sequence MQKTIKETSVISILILLPVILFFASFLIGRYPVSPLDVLMALLPIKTNLSPAVYTVVWDIRLPRIIAAMIVGAALSVSGASFQGTFQNPLVSPDILGVSAGAGFGAALAILLGSSPVMIQVMAFGFGLIAVSLTYFLSRNFKGNTILMMVLGGIAIGALFSALTSCIKYLADPNSKLPEIVYWLMGSLSSVNSSSIMMIIVPILIGFTALLLVRWRLNVLSMGDDEARALGINIDKLRILVITCCTLLTAAAVSISGIIGWVGLVIPHVARMIVGPDHRKLLPASIALGAFFLLLVDDVCRTAVSIEIPLGILTAIIGAPFFVYLLNKGYEGWS encoded by the coding sequence ATTCAAAAAACCATTAAGGAAACATCTGTAATAAGCATTTTAATACTACTGCCAGTTATCTTATTTTTTGCATCCTTTTTAATAGGAAGATATCCTGTTTCACCATTAGACGTTCTAATGGCTCTTTTACCAATTAAAACAAATTTATCCCCTGCAGTTTACACTGTAGTCTGGGACATAAGGTTACCTAGAATAATAGCGGCAATGATAGTCGGCGCTGCATTATCAGTTTCAGGGGCCTCATTCCAGGGAACATTCCAGAACCCGCTGGTATCTCCAGATATTCTCGGTGTTTCAGCAGGTGCAGGGTTTGGAGCCGCTCTGGCCATTTTACTAGGCTCATCTCCAGTAATGATACAGGTCATGGCATTTGGATTTGGCCTTATTGCAGTCAGCCTTACCTATTTCCTGAGCAGGAACTTCAAGGGCAACACCATTTTAATGATGGTACTTGGAGGAATAGCCATCGGTGCGCTGTTTTCAGCACTTACCTCCTGTATTAAGTACCTTGCAGACCCTAACAGCAAGCTGCCGGAAATTGTATACTGGCTTATGGGCAGTCTTTCTTCTGTTAACAGCAGTAGCATAATGATGATTATTGTGCCTATATTAATCGGTTTTACAGCCCTTTTACTGGTAAGATGGAGACTCAACGTTCTTTCTATGGGTGATGATGAAGCCCGAGCGCTTGGTATAAATATAGACAAGTTGAGAATACTTGTAATTACATGCTGTACACTTTTAACTGCCGCCGCTGTAAGTATAAGCGGCATTATAGGTTGGGTCGGCCTGGTAATACCACACGTAGCCAGGATGATTGTAGGGCCAGACCACAGAAAACTTTTACCTGCAAGCATTGCACTAGGCGCATTTTTCCTGTTGTTAGTGGATGATGTGTGCAGGACTGCAGTCTCAATTGAAATACCCCTAGGAATATTAACCGCAATAATTGGAGCTCCTTTCTTCGTTTATCTTCTCAATAAAGGTTACGAGGGATGGTCATGA
- a CDS encoding iron ABC transporter substrate-binding protein has protein sequence MDKKITVGVIAVIVIVAVVAGYISLGSSIPGTGNATLTDMTGRTVHVPGEVTSVLATSPPVTNIVYMLAPDKLGGWNSNLTADSKKYMPEKYQNLTVIGGWFGTYTGNPETFIAANPSLILDDVSVSGNSSSAAQISDMQSKMGSISVVAVLSSTNVTNYTPSIQFIGKILGEEGQANKLISFYNNVSKTVNSTVSSIPENEKVTVYYAEGPSGLQTDPSGSSHSQLINLCGGINVAQVAVKQGMGMSQVGMEQVLSWNPEIIITNDKQFYSSVYSNSSWKDVKAVQDKKVYLAPTSPIGWFDRPPGVNTIIGIPWTAKALYPDKFKNLNMTKLTKEFYSDFYHYNLTDSDVQDLLNNQMS, from the coding sequence ATGGATAAAAAAATTACAGTGGGAGTAATAGCGGTAATCGTAATTGTAGCGGTTGTGGCAGGATACATAAGCCTTGGCAGCTCCATTCCCGGCACAGGCAACGCTACCCTCACAGATATGACAGGGAGGACTGTTCACGTGCCTGGTGAAGTAACCTCAGTACTTGCAACATCTCCCCCTGTAACCAATATAGTTTACATGTTAGCCCCCGATAAACTTGGAGGCTGGAATTCAAACTTAACGGCTGATTCAAAGAAATACATGCCTGAAAAATATCAGAACCTGACGGTAATCGGAGGATGGTTTGGTACATACACAGGTAACCCTGAAACGTTCATAGCAGCAAACCCCTCTTTAATATTAGATGACGTGAGCGTGAGCGGAAATAGTTCTTCTGCAGCACAAATAAGTGATATGCAGAGTAAAATGGGTAGTATATCCGTAGTGGCAGTTTTAAGTTCAACAAATGTCACAAATTATACTCCTTCCATCCAATTCATTGGAAAAATACTTGGAGAAGAGGGACAGGCAAATAAACTGATATCATTCTACAACAACGTGTCAAAAACTGTTAACAGCACAGTTTCCAGTATACCAGAAAATGAAAAGGTGACTGTTTATTATGCTGAGGGACCATCTGGTCTTCAGACAGATCCAAGCGGCTCATCACATTCCCAGCTTATAAACCTCTGTGGCGGTATAAACGTGGCACAGGTAGCAGTTAAACAGGGAATGGGAATGTCGCAGGTTGGAATGGAACAGGTGCTCAGCTGGAACCCTGAAATCATCATAACCAACGACAAACAGTTCTACAGCAGCGTTTATTCCAACTCATCATGGAAAGATGTCAAAGCAGTTCAGGATAAAAAGGTTTATCTTGCACCAACTTCCCCTATAGGCTGGTTTGATAGACCTCCAGGTGTCAACACCATTATTGGGATACCATGGACAGCTAAAGCACTCTACCCCGACAAATTCAAGAACTTGAACATGACAAAACTGACAAAAGAATTTTACTCAGACTTCTACCATTACAACTTAACAGACAGCGATGTGCAAGACTTACTAAACAATCAAATGTCCTAA
- a CDS encoding class I SAM-dependent methyltransferase: MWNEALQKMPRENEKTRWDKIAPKFNEWMKTDDYPQILASKIHKEPNYSVLDLGCGNGSITLEVAKHVKQVTAVDMSGEMLKFVEKNARKKGISNIEYMQSSIEDLDPDKIGQYDVVIASRSLGNVLNLKKELKKIDNIARKYVYMTHWSATSHQFEKDLSKIIGVPHYISPDYMYVYNMLYQMGIYASLEPIECVSRHIYQNLDDAVERRIWKLGWTASNIGEEKKVKIEDFLKNKLVERDDGTLEYTTNDPNWMLLWWKK; this comes from the coding sequence ATGTGGAACGAAGCACTCCAGAAAATGCCCCGGGAAAATGAAAAAACTCGGTGGGATAAAATCGCACCAAAATTCAATGAATGGATGAAAACAGATGACTACCCCCAGATTTTAGCATCAAAAATCCATAAAGAACCCAATTATAGTGTTCTGGATTTAGGCTGCGGCAATGGAAGCATTACACTTGAAGTTGCAAAACATGTCAAACAGGTGACTGCGGTAGACATGTCAGGTGAAATGCTGAAGTTTGTTGAAAAAAACGCCCGAAAAAAGGGCATTTCAAACATTGAATATATGCAAAGCTCAATTGAGGACCTTGACCCTGACAAAATAGGCCAGTATGATGTAGTAATAGCATCACGATCACTTGGAAACGTCCTTAACCTTAAAAAAGAGCTTAAAAAGATAGACAACATTGCCAGAAAGTATGTATACATGACACACTGGAGTGCAACAAGTCATCAGTTCGAAAAAGACCTTTCCAAAATTATAGGTGTACCCCACTACATTTCCCCCGATTATATGTATGTATACAACATGCTCTACCAGATGGGCATATATGCCAGTTTAGAGCCGATTGAATGTGTATCCCGACATATATATCAAAATTTAGACGATGCAGTAGAACGCCGCATATGGAAACTGGGGTGGACTGCCAGTAATATCGGAGAAGAAAAAAAAGTGAAAATTGAAGACTTTTTGAAAAATAAACTCGTTGAAAGGGACGATGGAACCCTTGAATACACCACCAATGATCCTAACTGGATGTTGCTGTGGTGGAAAAAATAA
- the fwdF gene encoding tungsten-dependent formylmethanofuran dehydrogenase subunit FwdF, which translates to MRIERNGNQVRCLDYNSENCIGCGICVDICPTNSLKLGPVLPIARGLLKMDYVSVNEDTCALCGLCASACAFKAMKCSINGEDMAKMEVYPKWSHETVVNDDACAYCRKCESVCPRDAITVTRTLPKRSDLVIGEIEIKEDECINCGICEEMCPAEAIKIKETGKNSYSISVDEDKCVYCLVCKRACPENAIKAACRLCSYGEYELDPEKYSVTGKLILDEEDCIKCGWCEDICPKEAVTVIKAFEGEISTGNTECKGDSCHACHDVCPCNAITVVNGEAHVNPDHCILCGVCTNVCPQQNIVIKRNNMNLENVRSKSWDKILSNLTE; encoded by the coding sequence ATGAGAATAGAGAGAAACGGCAATCAGGTACGTTGCCTGGATTACAACAGCGAAAACTGCATAGGCTGCGGGATATGCGTAGATATCTGCCCAACTAATTCCTTAAAGTTAGGCCCAGTCCTACCTATAGCCAGAGGACTGCTAAAAATGGATTATGTTTCAGTAAATGAAGACACATGCGCTTTGTGCGGGTTATGCGCATCTGCATGTGCATTTAAAGCCATGAAATGCAGCATAAATGGCGAAGATATGGCCAAAATGGAAGTGTACCCAAAATGGTCCCATGAAACAGTTGTTAATGATGATGCCTGTGCATACTGCCGTAAATGCGAAAGCGTCTGTCCAAGAGATGCAATAACTGTTACAAGAACACTCCCTAAAAGATCAGATCTTGTAATTGGTGAAATCGAAATTAAAGAAGACGAATGCATAAACTGCGGCATATGTGAAGAAATGTGCCCTGCAGAAGCCATTAAAATCAAAGAAACAGGCAAAAATTCATACAGCATCTCAGTTGACGAAGACAAATGTGTATATTGCCTTGTATGTAAACGAGCATGTCCTGAAAATGCAATAAAGGCAGCATGCAGATTATGTTCCTATGGAGAGTACGAGCTAGACCCTGAAAAGTATTCAGTTACAGGTAAATTAATCTTAGATGAAGAAGACTGTATTAAATGCGGATGGTGCGAGGATATCTGTCCAAAAGAGGCAGTAACCGTTATAAAAGCATTTGAAGGTGAAATATCTACCGGAAACACTGAATGTAAAGGTGATTCTTGCCATGCATGTCATGATGTTTGCCCATGTAACGCTATAACAGTTGTGAACGGGGAAGCTCATGTGAACCCTGATCACTGTATACTCTGCGGTGTCTGCACTAATGTATGCCCTCAACAGAATATAGTTATAAAACGGAACAACATGAACCTGGAAAACGTGCGCTCAAAGTCATGGGATAAAATATTATCAAACCTGACAGAATAG
- a CDS encoding 4Fe-4S binding protein: protein MPVIIDTEKCGKIQNCPGEGLCIKICEQNAIEERDGDVFLIPEKCDDCDLCIQSCPNKAISKEG, encoded by the coding sequence ATGCCAGTGATAATTGATACAGAAAAGTGTGGTAAAATTCAAAACTGTCCTGGAGAAGGACTATGCATAAAAATCTGTGAACAAAATGCAATAGAAGAAAGAGATGGTGATGTATTTCTGATACCTGAAAAATGCGACGATTGTGACTTATGTATTCAAAGCTGTCCAAATAAAGCAATATCTAAGGAAGGGTAA
- a CDS encoding TOBE domain-containing protein, giving the protein MPDKKMRYKLDVEIEMGDKTISMNNKKSKLLQCIDKYGSIAKASKETDIPYRTALKNIEIMETELGSPIVVTKRGGKGGGGSSELTDEGKQVLFEFIKVNRALKKHVDLNEMIGTISAVDNEKRIMKVALNRNEITLPTAENFDVGDDVLISLSPGSIFVTLEPHESSVRNTFGGTITKMQFKDDAVRLDVDVGGYNIVADITELSREKLDLNIGKRVFIGFKAVSADIIKID; this is encoded by the coding sequence ATGCCAGATAAAAAAATGAGATATAAATTGGACGTAGAAATCGAAATGGGCGATAAAACCATATCTATGAACAATAAGAAATCTAAGCTTCTTCAATGTATAGATAAATATGGATCCATTGCTAAAGCGTCAAAAGAGACAGATATTCCCTATAGAACTGCCCTTAAGAATATAGAAATTATGGAAACAGAACTGGGTTCACCTATCGTGGTCACAAAAAGGGGTGGAAAAGGAGGTGGAGGCAGTAGCGAGCTTACAGATGAAGGCAAACAGGTTTTGTTCGAATTTATCAAAGTCAACAGGGCTTTAAAAAAACATGTTGATTTAAACGAAATGATAGGCACTATTTCTGCTGTAGATAACGAAAAACGGATTATGAAGGTTGCTTTAAATAGAAATGAAATAACTCTCCCAACTGCAGAAAATTTTGACGTTGGAGATGATGTCCTTATCTCGTTAAGTCCAGGTAGTATATTTGTAACCCTTGAGCCTCATGAGTCCAGTGTTAGAAACACATTTGGAGGAACAATAACTAAAATGCAGTTTAAAGACGATGCTGTGCGTCTTGATGTGGACGTTGGTGGATATAATATCGTCGCAGATATTACTGAACTTTCACGTGAAAAACTGGATTTAAATATTGGGAAAAGAGTATTTATTGGATTTAAAGCAGTTTCTGCAGATATAATCAAAATAGATTAA